Below is a window of Brachyspira pilosicoli DNA.
AAAGGTATTATCTCATCTTTAATATATTTATATTCATCAACTATAGCTAAAGAGGCAGGTACAAATAACAAAGCCATGTTTTTTATTAATATATCGCTAGCCTCATCAATATCACTCTCTTTTACAATTCCAAAAACTAAAAGAAAGAATAGTAAAAACATTCCTATTACATTTCCCGGTATTGGAAGTTTTAGGGATTTACTTAAGATGTATGATATTGAATAAATAAAAAATATTATAGAGAATTGTTTAATCAACTTCATTGTAGTAGAATCCAATAAATTATTTTAAAAAATTATTGTGATAAATTATATACCTAAAAAAATGTTTTTCAATAGAGTATTTTTATGTACGAGCTGTACCACCTTTCCGCACGGTAATGTTTTACTTTAATCATAACTTTTCAGGTGTGCGGGGGAGTGCTTTTTAATGTACAATTAAATTATAAAATTTATAATAAAAATGCAGTTCTTTTGCTTCTTTTATACCAATAAAAGAAGTGGGGTGCGGGGCAAAGCCCTGCAAATATTTAAAATTTAAAAAATATAAATTTTGACAAACTTTTTTAGTATATAGTATCTTATCATTGTAAAAAACCCTTGCTCATCTTGTAATAGATTAAAAGTTTTACTACCCTTGAATAACTCTTTATGCCGTGTATTTGATTGTTTGCTTTTAAATATGTGTCATTTACTTTATGGCTTATATTAGATAACTGTCCTTTGTATTGATTCCAAAAGTCATAATTGTATCTTATCTCTTCTTTTGTTTTTTCATTGAGGTTTGAAATAAGCATAGCATAATTTTCATCTCTGTTAAGTTCGGATAACACATATAAAAGTGATTCAAAGGCTCCTGAGTATTGTATAAATAAATCACTATGTTTTGAGCAGGCTAAATATGCAATAAAATTAGCTTCATCTTCGTATGCTATACCTATTTTATGAGCCATTTCATGAGCTATAGTATAAGGCATAGATGTGTATGGTATAAGTGTATTAACATTTGCCTCTGAAGTAAATGGGGAGTATATTCCTGTTATTTGAAGTCTTAAAAAAAGTTGTGATATTTTTATTGGTTTGGTTCTTGAATAATACATTTCTAAATATGGAAACTCTTCAAAAACTTTATTATATTCGCTTTCAACCATTCTATTTAGAGCTTGATAATTTGTATTGATTGAGGTTTCATATTTCATTTTTGTTTGCAAATCATTTAAATCTTTTATTAATAGTTCTGCTAATGAATAGAGTTTATTATATGCTTCTTCATCTGTGATATTATTATTTTCAAAGAAGTAATTTTGATAATTATTGATAAGAGGAAATCTATAATAATTTAATCCCCATACAGACATAAATACTATATATATAATAATTGCAATGCACACTACCCCATATAAAAAGTTAAATATTAGTTTTAGCTTTTCTTGCCCAAATATTATTTTTTTTATAGAGAAAACAAAGAATAAAAGTATTAGTATTATAAAAATAAATAAAAGTATTTCACCAAGAGAAAAATTAAAGTTTGATGTTAATCTTCCAATATTTCCAGATATAACTTTATAAGCTTTTCTTGAATAAAAATTTTCTACAAACTTTGGCGATAATGTGAGGAGTTTTAATACTATAGCTATGAATATTATACATATTAGAAAGGTAATTTTATTTCTCATTTTTTTATTATAACTAAAATAATTTTATTTGTAAAGCTGTAAATATTGATTATGTATTTCTAAAAATTATTAAAACACTTTCACCATAAGTTTTTATTTCATAGTTATATTCTTTTACTTTCTCTAAAAAGCTTTTATAGTATTCAAGCCCCATCTCTACAAATAAATATCCATTATCATTTAATAATTTTCTTTCAAATATATTTAAAAATACTTCATAATAAATTTTTGAATGATAAGGCGGGTCAAAGAATATTATATCAAAAGTATCATTTGTTCTTTTAACATAGTCATCTGCTGATACTCTTTTTATTTTGTATTGATTTTCTTCAAATATATTTTTTGCATTTGTAAATATAGTTTTAACAGCCTCTCTATCTATTTCTATAAAAGCTGAAAACTTAGCTCCCCTGCTTAAAGCCTCAAACCCCACAGCACCGCTTCCAGCACAAAGGTCTAAAAAAGTTTTATCATTAGTATCTATTATATTAAATAAAGCCTCTCTCACCTTTCCCTGAGTAGGTCTAAAATCTCTCTTTGGTGTAATGATTTTTTTATTTTTTTTGTATCCAGATATTATATGCAATTTTGTATCCTTGTAAAAAGATTAAACATATAATACTCTAATCTGAGCAAAGGCGGCATTAACATTCAAATAAAGTATTTTGTCAGAAGTACCCATAACAAAGTTCATCTCCCCAAAACTTACACTATCCCCAGTAGGTATTGAAATGCTGCCGAATGCACTCGAAGCTTTTATATGTATTTGTATATTTTGATTGATTAAAACAACAGTATCAGCAAATGCGCAATTAACATTAACATTTTTATTTCTGTCAATTTGTATGTCTGATAAATCTATTGTAGAACTTCTAAAATTAATAGTATAATCTTCTGTTTTTTGTTTCGGCAATTTATCTCCAACATAATAAACGCCAACTATAATATATATTCCAAGAAATATAATAATCATTCCTATAATCATTCTAAATATAGGAGTGTATAATATAAAAGGCATATTTATATTAAGAGCATATCTTATTAAAATATAAAGTCCTGTAGTAATTATAGTGAGAGCTATTATAATTTTTGAGGCATAAAAACCTCTTCCAAGTATGATTGCTATGCCCCATACTATAATTAATATAGATACTATTATTGTAAATACAGGTACATACGCTAATGCTGGTATATATATATGAAACACATACTGAAGCAAAATATATGCTCCGATGATTAAAACTAAAATTCCTATTATAGTTCTTGAAAAAATAAATTTCATAATATATCTTATATACCTTTAAACAATTTGTATTAAATAATATTAAACAATATTTATTAAAAATCAAGTTATTTTTTGTAGTAATATTATTTTAATTCATTTATAAAAAT
It encodes the following:
- a CDS encoding DUF3810 domain-containing protein, whose translation is MRNKITFLICIIFIAIVLKLLTLSPKFVENFYSRKAYKVISGNIGRLTSNFNFSLGEILLFIFIILILLFFVFSIKKIIFGQEKLKLIFNFLYGVVCIAIIIYIVFMSVWGLNYYRFPLINNYQNYFFENNNITDEEAYNKLYSLAELLIKDLNDLQTKMKYETSINTNYQALNRMVESEYNKVFEEFPYLEMYYSRTKPIKISQLFLRLQITGIYSPFTSEANVNTLIPYTSMPYTIAHEMAHKIGIAYEDEANFIAYLACSKHSDLFIQYSGAFESLLYVLSELNRDENYAMLISNLNEKTKEEIRYNYDFWNQYKGQLSNISHKVNDTYLKANNQIHGIKSYSRVVKLLIYYKMSKGFLQ
- a CDS encoding CidA/LrgA family protein; translated protein: MKLIKQFSIIFFIYSISYILSKSLKLPIPGNVIGMFLLFFLLVFGIVKESDIDEASDILIKNMALLFVPASLAIVDEYKYIKDEIIPFLIICIFFVVVIMAATGLSAQFFENIVNKKRKIK
- the rsmD gene encoding 16S rRNA (guanine(966)-N(2))-methyltransferase RsmD, yielding MHIISGYKKNKKIITPKRDFRPTQGKVREALFNIIDTNDKTFLDLCAGSGAVGFEALSRGAKFSAFIEIDREAVKTIFTNAKNIFEENQYKIKRVSADDYVKRTNDTFDIIFFDPPYHSKIYYEVFLNIFERKLLNDNGYLFVEMGLEYYKSFLEKVKEYNYEIKTYGESVLIIFRNT